The Anopheles maculipalpis chromosome 3RL, idAnoMacuDA_375_x, whole genome shotgun sequence genomic sequence CTTGGCATACGCGCTTCGCAGTGAAATGGCGTTTTCGGTGTGAATTATTACACTTTTCCCCAGCAACGTTGCATCACTTTCATCTAGCGACCGATCCCGGGATAGTGGCACACTGTCGTAAATTGTAAATTTGCAGACCTCTAAACCCGGAAATATGGCACACAATCGTTGCTGGGAGGAATCTCTGCACTGCCCTTATCGAGACTGCTTTTCACCTGCATATGAAAACTGTACGGGTGGCAATGGCTGCCTGCCTGCTCATGTGAACGCTTGCTTTGCGACTGTCGTGTGTGCGTACTCTCTTTGTCCCACTCAACACACGATGGCCGATGAGTGGAATGAGCTgtatgtgttggtgtgtttctATGAGCGACTGTTGAAgagtgtgtatatgtgtgcgtgtgctttcGTTTGTTCTGTACACATTTTAAAAAGTCCCGTGGTCGTTTTTGAAAATGTGAACTGTTTCAAGGATGCtgtaaaagagaaaatattcTAGTTTTTAGAGAAATTTTAGCATTGGTTTTGTTCTATTCATGCATTTATAATACTTAGtaagtttttttgtgatttttattttacgtcTGGCACCATTATGCACCGtttaataaattgtattaTGCCGtcattttaagaattttatggATGGACATATCTGCGGACATGGCAGTGGACATAACCTTATTACCATATGGATAAGTCAAATATATCATCAACGTATTAAGCAAAAACAATAGAATTAAAATATGTAACAGTATCTGAGTTTTAACCGccaatattaaaaaaaaaagattttggtGGAAGTAAcgaacttgttgaaaatcgatcacacactctcacgcacacTAGCACCCTCCAACGAACACTACCACGCAGGCGCGTTTTATAATACCCAGACATGTGTGAGTTACGCGACCGGCGAATGTTTGATGGTAtttgaaactgttttttcataacaaatcACGCACACCAGCATGCTTTGGTTAGGGCGCACATGATTTTCAATGTCGCGCTCGTTTCCACTGAGAAGTGATCGTTGGAAAATGCCCATATATGAGATGAGAATGAATGCTATTTATTCTagaaaatatgcattttttccccttcttaGTTCGTAATTGAATGTACATAGTatgttaaattatattttgaaCTAATTAATTTCGctttattttcgattttagATCACAGAACTTATTCTGGACAACTGTCGGAGTACAAACATCGAGGGTTTAACAGACAGCTTTACCGCGCTAGAAACGCTCAGTCTCATCAACGTTGGGTTGGTGTCGTTGAAAAACTTCCCCAAACTATCTAACCTGCGCAAGCTGGAACTCTCGGACAACAGAATATCGAACGGTTTGAGCCATCTTATGGGCAGCCCGAAGCTAACACATCTTAACCTGTCCGGCAATCGCATCAAGGATTTTGACGAGCTGCAGCCAttgaaagatttaaaaaatctggaaGTGTTGGACCTGTTCAACAATCAGGTGACGCTGATTGAAAACTATCGCGACAAGTTGTTTGAACTCATTCCATCATTAATCTATCTCGATGGGTAAGCAAATGTCCGGCCAAAAAGAACGGTACAATCGCGTGCGTTTTGGGATGCCGATAATGATGTGTTATTCTCATTCTTTTCGTAGATTCGACAAAGACTACGTGGAGGCGCCTTCAGACGAAGAAGATATGGCTGGTAAGTGGTTTTAGGCTTTAAATTTGGCAATACCAAGAAAGGAAAGACCCGATTTTGTTGAATGTACCTCATTGAGGtgtgttttaaaacatttaaagctcacttTTTGTACAAACATGAACTTGAGATTTTTTCTACGCGGTGCTTTTGTGGCTTTATAATTGAACTATGATCGTACCGACAACGCTAGGCGTAGGGAACAGTTTGTGCTTATATTGGTTGATACATAgaataaaaaaggcaaaacactATGGCGAGACCCATCCTGTTTTGCAGATGACGATGACTTCAGCCAACCACAACAACCTTCACAGTTCTCCATCAATGGTATCGAAATTGATCTTGATGAACTGGAGCAGTTTGAGGCGAAGATACGCCAGAAACGATCGAAGGAACAATTGGGGCAACAGACGACAACGAATGCAATTGATCTGCAGCAGGAGGGACATCTCGTCGGACACATAGACACGAATCCTGCTGCGGTCGCTGGCTGCTCCTCTTCTTCTGCACAGGAAAATGGCAAAGATGATCTAGATTTGCTGTACGAAGAGATACAACATAAACAGGCTCTAGCGCGTGCAAATGAAGAGGAGGAACAGCAGGGTCGCAGAACgatggtttcgtttttgtcgGTATTGCTTATGTTTACCACCCTGTTGGCATTTATCAATCACATATGCTACAGGGGAGAAAATCAACTGTTGGACCAGGCTCCTATTgtggaggatgatgatgaggatgtgGAAGAGGAGGAGAATAAAGCGGATCAAAAGGACGAGTGGTCCTTGAGCAATGGCTGTGTTGATGGTGGCAATGCCAACAGTTCAGCGGTGACAGATGATGATCTGTCTGTTTCCTCCGGGTCAGGCCAGAATTGAATAACGTACAACTCGTTTCTATCGCATTCACTTTCGTTCTATGGGCTCGACATCGGAAGAGGTGGAGGGAGAAGATTCGTGCGAAGAATCGGATGACGTCTCGCTAGCATACCTGTACAACGACAACCTCGAGGAAGATCAGGAGGATTGGAAGAGCGTTGAGAGTGATTACAACAATGCAGACGAAGAGTTCGACACCGAagacgaggaggaggaagatggTGCTGAGAA encodes the following:
- the LOC126560807 gene encoding uncharacterized protein LOC126560807 — its product is MEKRILLEKRGRSDDEITELILDNCRSTNIEGLTDSFTALETLSLINVGLVSLKNFPKLSNLRKLELSDNRISNGLSHLMGSPKLTHLNLSGNRIKDFDELQPLKDLKNLEVLDLFNNQVTLIENYRDKLFELIPSLIYLDGFDKDYVEAPSDEEDMADDDDFSQPQQPSQFSINGIEIDLDELEQFEAKIRQKRSKEQLGQQTTTNAIDLQQEGHLVGHIDTNPAAVAGCSSSSAQENGKDDLDLLYEEIQHKQALARANEEEEQQGRRTMVSFLSVLLMFTTLLAFINHICYRGENQLLDQAPIVEDDDEDVEEEENKADQKDEWSLSNGCVDGGNANSSAVTDDDLSVSSGFYRIHFRSMGSTSEEVEGEDSCEESDDVSLAYLYNDNLEEDQEDWKSVESDYNNADEEFDTEDEEEEDGAENNDEGEDGGDSDGEGEEEEDGEGEEEVDGADEEGNENGTEETKAAVAASETAAEAPAAEASSIKEETDDTTTEVKKLSTAEDAEVATSADGDESEAVKKGSYIYETSGEM